A section of the Gemmatimonadaceae bacterium genome encodes:
- a CDS encoding YihA family ribosome biogenesis GTP-binding protein, whose translation MTDQEVPATPPATPATAADPLVIRSLTFAGPMATVDGWRPEPQLPEIAFAGRSNVGKSSLLNALVKRKAFARVSKTPGRTRELNFFRVNETFMLVDLPGYGYAKISKDRKAAWKPLISSYLHSSPYLRGVVLLLDVRHDPTADDRLMLEALGEIGVPTLIALTKVDKLGVQARSKRIRELCAEAGLDEDQVIPFSAHDGIGRDELAGTLVALLEAGAWREEPVYVPRAEAAPDGVVPVVLDDGELLPEEA comes from the coding sequence GTGACTGACCAAGAAGTGCCGGCCACCCCGCCCGCGACGCCGGCGACGGCGGCTGACCCGCTGGTGATCCGCTCGCTGACGTTCGCGGGGCCGATGGCGACGGTGGACGGCTGGCGTCCTGAGCCGCAGCTGCCGGAGATCGCGTTCGCGGGGCGGTCGAACGTGGGCAAGAGTTCGCTGCTCAACGCGCTGGTGAAGCGGAAGGCGTTTGCACGGGTGAGCAAGACGCCTGGACGGACGCGCGAGCTGAATTTCTTTCGCGTGAACGAGACGTTCATGCTGGTGGATCTGCCGGGGTACGGGTACGCGAAGATCAGCAAGGATCGGAAGGCGGCGTGGAAGCCGTTGATTTCGAGCTATTTGCACTCGTCGCCGTACTTGCGTGGCGTGGTGTTGCTGCTGGACGTGCGGCATGATCCGACGGCGGATGACCGGCTGATGCTCGAGGCGCTAGGGGAGATTGGGGTGCCAACGCTGATTGCGCTGACCAAGGTGGACAAGCTTGGGGTGCAGGCGCGGTCGAAGCGGATTCGCGAGCTATGCGCGGAGGCGGGGCTGGATGAGGATCAGGTGATTCCGTTCAGTGCGCATGACGGCATCGGGCGGGATGAGCTGGCGGGGACGTTGGTGGCGTTGTTGGAGGCGGGGGCGTGGCGGGAGGAGCCGGTGTATGTGCCGCGGGCGGAAGCTGCGCCGGATGGGGTGGTGCCGGTGGTGCTCGACGATGGCGAGTTGCTACCCGAAGAGGCGTAA
- the lon gene encoding endopeptidase La: MVPLRDVVIFPHVVMPLLVGRAASLAALDTAAADDSLVLLVAQKHADTEEPGSTDLYRVGVLARILQISRLQNGTTRVLVESLARARVTRYAMSGSHLRANVQPFPLDAAPMSEDEERQARRAVATFEEYVALHRRLPDEVVRLVGGAESHEQQACLMAAHLSVKLDVRQRLLDAPTLGMLYDALAMTLAGEVELLRLERKIEDDVRGALFQNQREFYLQEQLRAIHRELGNEDGDEVHELEQQLVAAQLPEAVLTRARREVRKLRKMAPLSPEATVSRTFLDWVLALPWHTRTEDTLDVARARQVLDEDHYGLEDVKDRILDYIAVLKQVGRLDGPILCLVGPPGVGKTSLARSIAGALGRKFVRMSLGGVRDEAEIRGHRRTYIGAMPGRIIQAMRRAESVNPVILLDEVDKLGADWRGDPSAALLEVLDPEQNTAFNDHYLELDYDLSQVLFVTTANSLSGIPEPLRDRMEIIRLTGYLDQEKLAIARQYLVPRTLLAVGIDPASVTWEDDALRTICRGWTREAGVRDLERRLARVARKLARQRAEAPVSRKAPSPLVVRTAELKALLGAMQFDPDDTSLDDKVGVATGLAYTTVGGETLEIEVSVVDGRGRLQLTGTLGDVMKESASAAMSYARQRAVQLGIAPDFYKTKDIHVHIPAGATPKDGPSAGIAIATAVVSALTGVPVRGDVAMTGEITLRGRVLPIGGVKEKAVGAHRAGVSHVLLPKANMRDLDDVPQEVRDAITFHAVGSMDEVLSLGLRTPSVAPTVVVPATPLPGPLPVPKAAVPARRERGGRRAPVHPH; this comes from the coding sequence GTGGTGCCGCTGCGCGACGTCGTCATCTTCCCCCACGTCGTCATGCCCCTGCTGGTCGGCCGCGCCGCCAGCCTCGCCGCCCTCGACACGGCTGCCGCCGACGACTCGCTGGTGCTCCTCGTCGCGCAGAAGCATGCCGACACCGAGGAGCCCGGCAGCACCGACCTGTATCGCGTCGGGGTCCTCGCGCGCATCCTGCAGATCTCGCGGCTCCAGAACGGCACCACCCGCGTGCTGGTGGAATCGCTCGCCCGGGCCCGCGTCACGCGCTACGCCATGTCGGGCTCGCACCTGCGTGCCAACGTGCAGCCCTTCCCGCTCGATGCCGCGCCGATGAGCGAGGACGAGGAGCGCCAGGCCCGCCGCGCCGTCGCCACCTTCGAGGAGTACGTCGCGCTGCATCGGCGCCTGCCCGACGAGGTGGTGCGCCTGGTGGGCGGCGCCGAGTCGCACGAGCAGCAGGCCTGCCTCATGGCCGCGCACCTGAGCGTCAAGCTCGATGTGCGTCAAAGACTGCTCGATGCCCCCACGCTCGGCATGCTCTACGACGCGCTCGCGATGACACTCGCAGGCGAGGTGGAGCTGTTGCGCCTGGAGCGGAAGATCGAGGACGACGTGCGCGGCGCGCTGTTCCAGAACCAGCGCGAGTTCTACCTGCAGGAGCAGCTCCGCGCCATCCACCGCGAACTCGGCAACGAGGACGGTGACGAGGTGCACGAGCTGGAGCAGCAGCTCGTCGCCGCACAGCTCCCCGAGGCCGTGCTCACACGCGCCCGGCGCGAGGTGCGCAAGCTCCGGAAGATGGCGCCGCTGAGCCCCGAAGCGACCGTGAGCCGCACCTTCCTCGACTGGGTGCTGGCGCTGCCGTGGCACACGCGCACCGAGGACACGCTCGACGTGGCGCGTGCACGCCAGGTGCTGGATGAGGACCACTACGGGCTCGAGGACGTGAAGGACCGCATCCTGGACTACATCGCGGTGCTGAAGCAGGTCGGCCGGCTCGACGGCCCGATCCTCTGCCTCGTCGGCCCGCCGGGCGTCGGCAAGACGTCGCTGGCGCGCTCGATCGCCGGTGCGCTGGGTCGCAAGTTCGTGCGCATGTCGCTCGGCGGCGTGCGCGACGAGGCGGAGATCCGCGGCCATCGTCGCACCTACATCGGCGCGATGCCGGGCCGGATCATCCAGGCCATGCGTCGCGCGGAAAGTGTGAACCCGGTGATCCTGCTGGACGAGGTGGACAAGCTCGGTGCCGACTGGCGCGGCGATCCCTCGGCGGCGTTGCTGGAGGTGCTGGATCCCGAGCAGAACACCGCCTTCAACGACCACTACCTCGAGCTCGATTACGACCTGAGCCAGGTGCTGTTCGTGACCACGGCGAACTCGTTGAGCGGCATTCCCGAGCCGCTGCGTGACCGCATGGAGATCATCCGGCTCACGGGGTACCTGGACCAGGAGAAGCTGGCGATCGCCCGGCAGTACCTCGTGCCGCGCACGCTCCTGGCGGTGGGCATCGACCCCGCCTCGGTGACGTGGGAGGACGACGCGCTGCGCACGATCTGCCGCGGCTGGACCCGCGAGGCCGGCGTGCGCGACCTGGAGCGGCGGCTGGCCCGGGTGGCGCGCAAGCTCGCGCGGCAGCGCGCCGAGGCGCCGGTGTCGCGCAAGGCGCCGTCCCCGCTGGTGGTGCGCACGGCGGAGCTCAAGGCGCTGCTCGGCGCGATGCAGTTCGATCCCGATGACACGTCGCTGGACGACAAGGTCGGCGTGGCGACGGGCCTGGCGTACACCACCGTGGGCGGCGAGACGCTGGAGATCGAGGTCAGCGTGGTGGACGGGCGCGGCCGCCTGCAGCTCACCGGCACGCTGGGCGACGTGATGAAGGAGTCGGCCAGTGCGGCCATGAGCTATGCGCGGCAGCGCGCGGTGCAGCTCGGCATCGCCCCGGACTTCTACAAGACGAAGGACATCCACGTCCACATTCCCGCCGGTGCGACGCCGAAGGACGGCCCCAGCGCCGGCATCGCGATCGCGACGGCGGTGGTGAGTGCGCTCACGGGCGTGCCGGTGCGCGGTGACGTGGCGATGACCGGCGAGATCACGCTGCGCGGCCGTGTGCTGCCGATCGGCGGCGTGAAGGAGAAGGCGGTGGGGGCACACCGTGCCGGTGTGAGCCACGTGCTGCTGCCGAAGGCCAACATGCGCGACCTGGACGACGTGCCGCAGGAGGTGCGTGACGCGATCACATTCCACGCGGTCGGCAGCATGGACGAGGTGCTCTCGCTGGGGCTGCGCACGCCGAGTGTGGCACCGACGGTGGTGGTCCCTGCCACGCCACTGCCGGGGCCGCTGCCCGTCCCGAAGGCCGCCGTCCCCGCCCGCCGCGAGCGCGGCGGGCGCCGTGCGCCGGTGCACCCCCACTGA
- the clpX gene encoding ATP-dependent Clp protease ATP-binding subunit ClpX encodes MSHDKHLRCSFCGKSKDAVRKFISGPSVYICNECIALCNEILAEDEEREVAEAITQVPTPQEIKDILDQYVIGQERAKKALSVAVYNHYKRINLGASRDEDVELEKSNILMIGPTGVGKTLLAQTLAKILDVPFTIADATTLTEAGYVGEDVENILVRLLQAGDFNVQECERGIVYIDEIDKIARKSENPSITRDVSGEGVQQALLKILEGTVASVPPQGGRKHPQQEYIQINTKDILFICGGAFDGLEKIIEARVGKQRIGFGGADKALLERTAKEPFADVEPDDLLRFGIIPELVGRLPVAVPLESLDEDALVQILREPKNALVKQYQKLFALEEVKLDFEDNALRAVAGKALKRGTGARGLRAILEEILTDVMFDLPSREDVTEVRVIESCVTSRAQPLLEISPARRKKEA; translated from the coding sequence ATGTCGCACGACAAGCATCTGCGCTGCTCGTTCTGCGGAAAGTCCAAGGACGCAGTCCGGAAGTTCATCTCCGGCCCGTCCGTGTACATCTGCAACGAGTGCATCGCGCTCTGCAATGAGATCCTGGCCGAGGACGAGGAGCGCGAGGTCGCGGAAGCGATCACGCAGGTCCCGACCCCGCAGGAGATCAAGGACATCCTCGACCAGTACGTCATCGGGCAGGAGCGCGCCAAGAAGGCGCTCTCCGTGGCCGTGTACAACCACTACAAGCGCATCAACCTCGGCGCCTCGCGCGACGAGGACGTCGAGCTCGAGAAGTCGAACATCCTGATGATCGGCCCGACCGGCGTGGGCAAGACCCTGCTCGCCCAGACGCTGGCCAAGATCCTCGACGTGCCGTTCACGATCGCCGACGCCACCACGCTGACCGAGGCCGGCTACGTCGGCGAGGATGTCGAGAACATCCTCGTGCGGCTGCTGCAGGCCGGCGACTTCAACGTGCAGGAGTGCGAGCGCGGCATCGTCTACATCGACGAGATCGACAAGATCGCCCGCAAGAGCGAGAACCCGAGCATCACGCGTGACGTGAGCGGCGAGGGGGTGCAGCAGGCGCTGCTCAAGATCCTCGAGGGCACCGTCGCCAGTGTCCCGCCGCAGGGTGGCCGCAAGCACCCGCAGCAGGAGTACATCCAGATCAACACGAAGGACATCCTGTTCATCTGCGGTGGTGCCTTCGACGGCCTGGAGAAGATCATCGAGGCACGCGTCGGCAAGCAGCGGATCGGGTTCGGCGGGGCCGACAAGGCCCTGCTGGAGCGCACCGCCAAGGAGCCGTTCGCGGACGTCGAGCCGGACGACCTGCTGCGCTTCGGCATCATCCCCGAGCTGGTGGGCCGCCTGCCGGTGGCCGTGCCGCTCGAGTCGCTGGACGAGGATGCCCTGGTGCAGATCCTCCGCGAGCCGAAGAACGCGCTGGTGAAGCAGTACCAGAAGCTGTTCGCCCTCGAGGAAGTGAAGCTCGACTTCGAGGACAACGCCCTCCGTGCCGTGGCCGGCAAGGCGCTCAAGCGCGGCACCGGCGCCCGCGGCCTGCGCGCCATCCTCGAGGAGATCCTGACCGACGTCATGTTCGACCTGCCGAGTCGCGAGGACGTGACCGAAGTCCGCGTGATCGAGAGCTGCGTGACCAGCCGGGCACAACCGCTGCTCGAGATCTCACCCGCCCGCCGCAAGAAGGAAGCGTAG
- a CDS encoding ATP-dependent Clp protease proteolytic subunit, with protein sequence MASIYAPYVIERSSRGERSYDVFSRLLMDRIIFLGTPINDDVANVIIAQLLFLQADNADRDISLYINSPGGSISAGLAIYDTMNFMSAPVNTICMGMAASMGAFMLSAGRKGKRSALPHSRIMIHQPSQNGGGGTASDIEIQAREILYLKGKMNELMAKHTGKPVEVIERDTDRDRFMSAQEALDYGIIDNIVTSRSELATESKPAVVSAG encoded by the coding sequence ATGGCCAGCATTTACGCACCCTACGTGATCGAACGGTCCAGCCGCGGCGAGCGGTCGTACGACGTCTTCTCGCGCCTGCTGATGGACCGGATCATCTTCCTCGGCACGCCGATCAACGACGACGTGGCGAACGTCATCATCGCGCAGCTGCTGTTCCTGCAGGCGGACAACGCCGACCGGGACATCTCGCTGTACATCAACTCGCCGGGCGGCAGCATCTCGGCCGGCCTCGCGATCTACGACACGATGAACTTCATGTCGGCGCCGGTGAACACGATCTGCATGGGCATGGCGGCCAGCATGGGGGCGTTCATGCTCAGCGCGGGCCGGAAGGGGAAGCGCTCCGCCCTGCCGCACAGCCGGATCATGATCCACCAGCCGAGCCAGAACGGCGGCGGGGGAACGGCCTCGGACATCGAGATCCAGGCCCGCGAGATCCTGTACCTGAAGGGCAAGATGAACGAGCTGATGGCCAAGCACACCGGCAAGCCGGTGGAAGTGATCGAGCGCGACACCGATCGCGACCGCTTCATGAGCGCCCAGGAAGCCCTGGACTACGGCATCATCGACAACATCGTGACCAGCCGCAGCGAGCTGGCCACCGAGAGCAAGCCGGCGGTCGTCTCGGCCGGCTGA
- the tig gene encoding trigger factor, protein MSFEIAVKKAEGVERLLGVTVSPETVKAAEDKAVKRYASAARMPGFRPGKAPIHLIRKAYAEQIRSEALESLVQEAWQQALEQEKLEPIAQPHVHDLKFEDGQPVTFDIHLEVRPAIVIETTSGFTVARPSDVVTDEMVQEQLETLREQRAALAPVEDKPQPGDQVKVKIASQEDGGEMPEQREYPLELGKGQAIPGIEELIMEATPGETVERPVRWPDDFPDEAQRGKSKLTRVTLLEVKRKALPALDDAFAGELGDFDSVAALTEAVRKDMGEHVKREADSSVREQLLDQVIAANPFEIPNAWVQQVMGAYMQMYQVPEGMQERFAGEFRPMAERQVRRDVVIDTIAEKEGLVASTSDVDDKVAELAAARGVETGQLYVELEKAGRIKELERTVTDDKVFGWLIARNTVNQVA, encoded by the coding sequence ATGTCGTTTGAAATTGCCGTCAAGAAGGCCGAGGGCGTCGAGCGCCTGCTCGGCGTGACCGTCTCTCCCGAGACCGTCAAGGCCGCCGAGGACAAGGCCGTGAAGCGCTATGCCTCCGCGGCCCGCATGCCGGGCTTCCGGCCGGGCAAGGCCCCCATCCACCTGATCCGGAAGGCGTATGCCGAGCAGATCCGGTCGGAGGCCCTCGAGAGCCTGGTCCAGGAGGCGTGGCAGCAGGCGCTCGAGCAGGAGAAGCTCGAGCCCATCGCCCAGCCGCACGTCCACGACCTGAAGTTCGAGGACGGCCAGCCGGTGACCTTCGACATCCACCTCGAGGTCCGCCCCGCCATCGTCATCGAGACCACCTCGGGCTTCACCGTGGCCCGGCCGTCGGACGTGGTGACGGACGAGATGGTGCAGGAGCAGCTCGAGACGCTCCGGGAGCAGCGGGCGGCCCTGGCTCCGGTGGAGGACAAGCCGCAGCCCGGCGACCAGGTCAAGGTGAAGATCGCGTCCCAGGAAGATGGGGGCGAGATGCCGGAGCAGCGCGAGTATCCGCTCGAGCTCGGCAAGGGCCAGGCGATCCCGGGCATCGAGGAGCTCATCATGGAGGCCACGCCGGGTGAGACGGTCGAGCGCCCTGTGCGCTGGCCGGATGACTTCCCGGACGAGGCCCAGCGTGGCAAGTCCAAGCTGACGCGCGTGACCCTGCTGGAAGTGAAGCGGAAGGCGCTGCCGGCGCTGGACGACGCCTTCGCTGGCGAACTCGGCGATTTCGACTCGGTGGCGGCGCTCACCGAGGCCGTGCGCAAGGACATGGGCGAGCACGTGAAGCGCGAGGCGGACTCGTCCGTGCGAGAGCAGCTCCTGGACCAGGTCATCGCCGCCAACCCGTTCGAGATCCCGAATGCCTGGGTCCAGCAGGTGATGGGCGCCTACATGCAGATGTACCAGGTGCCCGAGGGGATGCAGGAGCGCTTCGCCGGGGAGTTCCGCCCCATGGCCGAGCGGCAGGTGCGCCGCGACGTCGTGATCGACACGATCGCGGAGAAGGAGGGCCTGGTGGCCTCGACCTCGGACGTGGACGACAAGGTCGCGGAACTGGCCGCGGCGCGAGGTGTCGAGACTGGTCAGCTGTACGTCGAGCTCGAGAAGGCCGGCCGCATCAAGGAGCTGGAGCGGACGGTCACCGACGACAAGGTGTTCGGCTGGCTGATTGCCCGGAACACGGTCAATCAGGTAGCGTAA
- a CDS encoding DUF983 domain-containing protein, protein MTQPEELHDADRQPGARPRPDPVKLDARGTRTTESALDVPAWGQLFRLMGRAIRLRCPHCGEGPVLRGYATVNDRCRHCGFRFTRSTDSYFSGAMLTNLAVAEGLFALVFATTIISSWPDVPWDTLTWAMPLGIALAPALLLPFAKVFWLTFDVAFRPVTPDEIETPRG, encoded by the coding sequence ATGACGCAACCCGAGGAACTCCACGACGCGGATCGGCAGCCCGGCGCCCGGCCGCGGCCGGACCCGGTGAAGCTGGATGCCCGTGGCACACGCACCACCGAGTCGGCGCTCGACGTCCCGGCCTGGGGGCAGCTCTTCCGCCTGATGGGCCGGGCCATACGACTCCGCTGCCCGCACTGCGGCGAGGGGCCGGTGCTCCGCGGCTACGCCACCGTGAACGACCGGTGCCGCCACTGCGGCTTCCGCTTCACCCGCAGCACCGACTCGTACTTCTCCGGGGCGATGCTCACCAACCTCGCCGTGGCCGAGGGGCTCTTCGCGCTCGTGTTCGCCACCACGATCATCTCGTCGTGGCCGGATGTGCCGTGGGACACCCTCACCTGGGCCATGCCGCTCGGCATCGCGCTGGCGCCAGCGCTGCTGCTGCCGTTCGCGAAGGTGTTCTGGCTCACCTTCGACGTGGCCTTCCGCCCCGTCACCCCCGACGAGATCGAGACGCCGCGGGGCTGA
- a CDS encoding CocE/NonD family hydrolase, which translates to MAAGPLQAQYEVVKDGHDVMVTMRDGKRMATDIWRPARNGVAVDGRFPVLLNRTPYDKGSLAAQAETFARHGYVVAVQDLRGRYASEGTFLKVQPADATDGYDTIEWLARQPWSNGKVGMWGQSFAAHAQAGAAQLHPPSLATLVLNMGGMSNAWDHGVRYRGTYEMGRQLTWAWSQLLADAPNEAVRTLLTREKVEDWYAVQPMRRGLNPLSGAPEYEAWYLDFFEHADYDAFWKDPMVNWEEHYGQTSDIPMLHIGGWYDIFLAGTFRNFLGLGAIKRTPQRIVVGPWTHSGNTKPHAGDVSFGAEAAITDFYGAFHLRWFDHFLKGAPTGVERDAPVRLFVMGTGDGHKDADGRLFAGGYWRDAASWPLPGTRLVPYYFHADGSLTPRRPVERVSSTTYTYDPAHPVPTIGGGASARLKDGAFDQREGPRFPPSAAPYLPLASRRDVVVFQTEPLAEDVTVIGPVTVVLHAASNRRDTDFTAKLVDVHPPSTDWPGGFDRNLTDAIVRGRYRATRDHAVLLVPGRVYPFTIEPFPTANVFRKGHRIRIDISSSNFPRFDANPNTGEPLGRNRRTVTADNTIHHSALYPSHIILPLAPGRP; encoded by the coding sequence ATGGCGGCCGGGCCGCTGCAAGCCCAGTACGAAGTCGTCAAGGACGGACACGACGTGATGGTCACGATGCGCGACGGCAAGCGGATGGCGACGGACATCTGGCGGCCGGCGCGGAACGGCGTGGCCGTCGACGGGCGATTCCCGGTGCTGCTGAACCGCACGCCCTACGACAAGGGCAGCCTCGCCGCACAGGCCGAGACCTTCGCGCGTCACGGGTATGTGGTGGCCGTGCAGGACCTGCGCGGCCGCTATGCCAGCGAGGGGACGTTCCTGAAGGTGCAGCCCGCCGATGCCACCGATGGCTACGACACCATCGAGTGGCTGGCACGGCAGCCGTGGTCGAACGGCAAGGTGGGCATGTGGGGACAGTCGTTCGCCGCGCATGCGCAGGCGGGTGCCGCACAGCTGCATCCACCGTCGCTGGCGACACTGGTGCTCAACATGGGCGGCATGTCGAACGCGTGGGACCACGGCGTGCGCTACCGCGGCACGTACGAGATGGGGCGCCAGCTCACCTGGGCCTGGAGCCAGCTGCTGGCCGATGCCCCGAATGAGGCCGTGCGCACGCTGCTGACGCGGGAGAAGGTGGAAGACTGGTACGCGGTGCAGCCGATGCGGCGCGGACTGAATCCGCTGTCGGGTGCGCCGGAGTACGAGGCCTGGTACCTCGACTTCTTCGAGCACGCGGACTACGACGCGTTCTGGAAGGACCCGATGGTGAACTGGGAGGAGCACTACGGGCAGACGTCGGACATCCCGATGCTCCACATCGGCGGCTGGTACGACATCTTCCTCGCCGGCACCTTCCGCAACTTCCTGGGCCTGGGTGCGATCAAGCGCACGCCGCAGCGCATCGTGGTGGGGCCGTGGACCCACAGCGGCAACACGAAGCCCCATGCGGGCGACGTGTCGTTCGGAGCCGAGGCGGCGATCACCGACTTCTACGGCGCATTCCACCTGCGCTGGTTCGACCATTTCCTGAAGGGCGCGCCGACCGGCGTGGAGCGCGATGCCCCGGTGCGACTCTTCGTGATGGGCACCGGCGACGGGCACAAGGACGCGGACGGACGCCTGTTCGCGGGCGGCTACTGGCGCGACGCGGCGTCCTGGCCGCTGCCGGGCACGCGCCTGGTGCCGTACTACTTCCACGCCGACGGCTCTCTCACCCCGCGCCGGCCGGTGGAGCGCGTGTCGTCCACGACCTACACCTACGACCCCGCGCACCCGGTGCCGACCATCGGCGGCGGGGCCTCGGCGCGGCTGAAGGACGGTGCCTTCGACCAGCGCGAGGGACCACGCTTCCCGCCATCCGCTGCGCCCTACCTGCCGCTCGCCTCGCGGCGCGACGTGGTCGTGTTCCAGACCGAGCCCCTGGCCGAGGACGTGACCGTGATCGGGCCGGTCACGGTCGTGCTGCACGCCGCATCGAACCGTCGGGACACCGACTTCACGGCGAAGCTGGTCGATGTCCATCCGCCGAGCACCGACTGGCCCGGCGGGTTCGACCGGAACCTCACCGATGCGATCGTGCGTGGCCGCTACCGCGCCACGCGCGACCACGCGGTGCTGCTGGTGCCGGGCCGCGTCTACCCGTTCACGATCGAGCCGTTCCCGACCGCGAACGTCTTCCGCAAGGGGCACCGGATCCGCATCGACATCTCGAGCAGCAACTTCCCGCGCTTCGATGCCAACCCGAACACCGGCGAGCCGCTGGGCCGCAACCGGCGCACGGTGACGGCGGACAACACCATCCACCACAGCGCCCTGTACCCGTCGCACATCATCCTTCCGCTCGCGCCGGGACGTCCGTAG
- a CDS encoding amino acid permease — protein sequence MADTLARTLGTRDLTMLVVGNVIGSGIFLVPSSVLAQSGESVPIATAVWLVGGVLSLLGALSYGELGAMESTGSGGGLYAFIRDGFGPFPAFLYGWTLFFVIGAGTIATLAVAAANYMTQFFPMTGIQKSVVACTLILVMMVINVRGTRESATVQNVATGIKVLAILGMSAVLFALGKGDMLPAVAHTVTKASVPGVGLSIISVLWAYEGWQYVTFVSAEAKDPQRSLPRAITFGTLLLIAIYLVANFAYLAALGPARVAASERVAGEAVATVMGPAAGWLIAGAIIVSMYSAAHATVITVPRVYFAMARDGLFFRRLTEVHPTFGTPAIAIITSCTWALVLALTGTFEQLLTYVVFIGWIFYAMGAAAVIALRIKRPDAVRPFRVPGYPVTPLLFVLAAVVIVGNTVWSQPKEALIGIAVVLAGAPAYMVWKRRLAAPAA from the coding sequence ATGGCCGACACTCTCGCGCGCACGCTCGGCACCCGCGACCTGACCATGCTGGTCGTCGGGAACGTGATCGGGTCCGGCATCTTCCTCGTGCCGTCGTCGGTGCTCGCGCAGAGCGGCGAGTCGGTGCCGATCGCCACCGCCGTCTGGCTGGTGGGTGGCGTGCTGTCGCTGCTCGGCGCGCTGAGCTACGGCGAACTGGGGGCCATGGAATCCACCGGCAGCGGCGGTGGCCTCTACGCCTTCATCCGCGACGGCTTCGGCCCGTTCCCCGCGTTCCTGTACGGCTGGACGCTGTTCTTCGTGATCGGTGCCGGCACCATCGCCACGCTCGCCGTGGCGGCAGCGAACTACATGACGCAGTTCTTCCCGATGACCGGCATCCAGAAGAGCGTGGTGGCCTGCACGCTGATCCTGGTGATGATGGTGATCAACGTGCGCGGCACGCGGGAGAGCGCGACGGTGCAGAACGTCGCCACCGGCATCAAGGTGCTGGCGATCCTCGGCATGAGCGCGGTGCTGTTCGCGCTCGGGAAGGGTGACATGCTGCCGGCGGTGGCGCACACGGTGACGAAGGCCTCGGTGCCGGGCGTCGGGCTCTCGATCATCTCGGTGCTCTGGGCCTACGAAGGCTGGCAGTACGTGACCTTCGTCTCGGCCGAGGCGAAGGACCCGCAGCGGTCGCTGCCGCGGGCCATCACGTTCGGCACGCTGCTGCTGATCGCCATCTACCTGGTCGCGAACTTCGCCTACCTGGCGGCGCTCGGGCCGGCGCGTGTGGCGGCGTCGGAGCGCGTGGCGGGCGAGGCGGTGGCGACAGTGATGGGACCGGCTGCCGGCTGGCTGATCGCCGGTGCGATCATCGTGTCGATGTACAGTGCGGCGCATGCCACCGTGATCACGGTGCCGCGCGTGTACTTCGCGATGGCGCGTGACGGCCTGTTCTTCCGGCGGCTCACCGAGGTGCACCCCACCTTCGGCACGCCGGCGATCGCGATCATCACGAGCTGCACGTGGGCGCTGGTGCTGGCGCTCACCGGCACGTTCGAGCAGCTGCTCACCTACGTGGTGTTCATCGGCTGGATCTTCTACGCGATGGGCGCGGCCGCGGTGATCGCGCTGCGCATCAAGCGACCGGATGCCGTGCGGCCGTTCCGCGTGCCGGGCTATCCCGTCACGCCGCTGCTCTTCGTGCTGGCGGCGGTGGTGATCGTCGGGAACACCGTCTGGTCGCAGCCGAAGGAAGCGCTCATCGGGATCGCGGTGGTGCTGGCCGGTGCGCCGGCGTACATGGTGTGGAAGCGCCGTCTCGCGGCACCGGCGGCGTGA
- a CDS encoding gluconokinase, whose translation MTGRGAPDRPALVLMGTAAAGKTAIGSAVAAALGVRFVEGDDFHPPANVARMAAGIPLTDADREGWLQALAGELRTARLDGRGIVMSCSALRRIYRDVLRGGDDGVQFVFLHAGIDVLRDRLAARRGHFMPVSLLESQFATLEPPAADERAWHLDASRSREELTRAILSRLGASAPEARP comes from the coding sequence ATGACGGGTCGTGGTGCGCCGGACCGACCGGCGCTGGTGCTGATGGGCACCGCCGCCGCCGGCAAGACCGCCATCGGCAGCGCGGTCGCGGCGGCGCTTGGCGTGCGTTTCGTGGAGGGCGATGACTTTCATCCCCCCGCGAACGTGGCGCGCATGGCGGCGGGCATCCCGCTCACCGACGCCGACCGGGAGGGGTGGCTGCAGGCACTTGCCGGGGAGCTGCGCACAGCGCGGCTGGACGGTCGCGGCATCGTCATGTCGTGCTCCGCGCTGCGGCGCATCTACCGTGACGTGCTGCGCGGCGGTGACGACGGTGTGCAGTTCGTGTTCCTGCACGCCGGCATCGACGTGCTGCGCGACCGGCTCGCGGCGCGACGGGGCCACTTCATGCCGGTGTCGCTGCTCGAGAGCCAGTTCGCCACGCTCGAGCCACCGGCCGCCGACGAACGGGCGTGGCACCTGGACGCGAGCCGCTCTCGCGAGGAGCTCACGCGCGCGATCCTGTCGCGACTTGGCGCCTCGGCGCCGGAGGCACGGCCGTGA